A part of Variovorax sp. HW608 genomic DNA contains:
- a CDS encoding alpha/beta fold hydrolase, with protein sequence MHRPPRSLLFPSCFYSGTETHPVYVDHLAAQANCGRELPVVMLHGAFHTGVAYLATPDGRPGWASFFSQRGHDVYVPDWPGHGRSPARVPLAQVSTREAAASLAVLIAAVGPAIVLAHSAAGPMAWWIAENHPESVAAVIGIAPGPPANLQQPLPADPEAVGALRFDSQAGCPVYSSLERAREVGCAFIQDFWANSPRFPKDSIGAYSKSIVPESSRILNERFNIGGAGLRLKSPALVADRPILIVTGDCDPRHPQAVDQRLATFLGADFLWLPDAGVIGNGHMLMIEENSDEIATLISRWMQRRHLSSTKA encoded by the coding sequence ATGCACCGGCCACCTCGCTCCCTCTTGTTTCCGTCCTGCTTTTACTCCGGCACAGAGACACACCCCGTCTATGTCGACCATTTGGCAGCCCAAGCGAACTGCGGCCGCGAACTGCCGGTGGTGATGCTGCATGGTGCCTTTCACACGGGGGTCGCCTATCTCGCGACGCCGGATGGCCGCCCCGGATGGGCCTCTTTCTTCAGTCAGCGCGGCCACGACGTGTATGTGCCGGACTGGCCGGGACACGGCCGCTCTCCCGCGCGCGTGCCCCTGGCTCAGGTCTCCACAAGAGAAGCTGCGGCCTCCTTGGCTGTGCTGATCGCCGCCGTCGGTCCAGCCATCGTTCTCGCCCATTCGGCTGCCGGCCCGATGGCCTGGTGGATCGCCGAGAACCATCCCGAATCGGTTGCAGCCGTCATCGGGATCGCACCGGGTCCGCCTGCCAACCTTCAGCAGCCCTTGCCTGCCGATCCCGAGGCCGTCGGTGCGCTGCGCTTTGATAGCCAGGCCGGTTGCCCTGTCTATTCAAGCCTCGAGCGGGCGAGGGAGGTGGGTTGCGCCTTCATTCAGGATTTCTGGGCCAATAGCCCGAGGTTTCCGAAGGATTCGATCGGGGCTTATTCGAAGTCCATCGTCCCGGAGAGCTCCCGGATTCTCAATGAACGCTTCAACATCGGCGGTGCGGGGCTCCGGCTGAAAAGTCCGGCGTTGGTGGCCGACCGGCCGATCCTGATCGTCACCGGCGACTGCGATCCGCGGCACCCACAGGCCGTCGACCAGCGCCTGGCGACCTTTCTCGGCGCCGATTTCCTGTGGCTTCCCGACGCGGGAGTGATCGGCAACGGCCACATGTTGATGATCGAAGAGAACAGCGACGAGATCGCGACGCTGATCAGCCGCTGGATGCAGCGACGCCACCTCTCATCCACGAAAGCATGA
- a CDS encoding ABC transporter substrate-binding protein produces the protein MKTLRALLAAGVLTFGALGASAQILIGQTAGMTGSVAAGVNETIAGARLLIDSVNAQGGINGEKIEVLRMDDGFDVQRAAENARVLIEDKKVVALFMSRGTPHSQAIIPWLDKYDVALIGPSTGAMALHKPLQRHVFNVRSTYQREAEKAVQHLLTIGMTRIAVVHVSDSFGKDALEGAMTGFSKGKATPLVVLPADRDKPDYAAIVPKITAGNAQAVVWLGSGTAVVNGIKALRAAGSSAQVVTLSNNASAGFIKELGDASGGVIVTQVFPNERSIGQPMVKEALALARASGKNEVSPAALEGFASAKVLVEALRRAGPKPTRAKVMAALESIRNYDLGGMELSYSPQDHSGLEYAELSIISEGRFKR, from the coding sequence ATGAAGACACTCCGCGCACTGCTTGCAGCAGGCGTCCTGACTTTCGGCGCCCTGGGCGCATCGGCCCAGATCCTGATCGGGCAGACGGCCGGCATGACGGGCTCGGTGGCGGCCGGCGTCAACGAGACCATTGCCGGCGCCAGGCTGTTGATCGACTCGGTGAATGCGCAGGGCGGCATCAATGGCGAGAAGATCGAGGTCCTGCGCATGGACGACGGCTTCGACGTCCAGCGGGCCGCCGAGAATGCGCGCGTGCTGATCGAGGACAAGAAGGTGGTCGCGCTGTTCATGAGCCGCGGCACGCCGCATTCCCAGGCCATCATCCCTTGGCTCGACAAGTACGACGTGGCGCTGATCGGCCCGTCCACCGGGGCCATGGCGCTGCACAAGCCGTTGCAGCGGCACGTCTTCAACGTGCGGTCCACCTACCAGCGGGAGGCCGAAAAGGCGGTCCAGCATCTGCTGACCATCGGCATGACGCGGATCGCGGTGGTGCATGTGTCCGATTCCTTCGGCAAGGACGCTCTCGAGGGCGCCATGACCGGCTTCAGCAAGGGCAAGGCGACGCCGCTGGTGGTCCTGCCGGCCGACCGCGACAAGCCCGACTACGCGGCCATCGTGCCGAAGATCACGGCGGGCAATGCGCAGGCCGTGGTGTGGCTCGGCTCGGGCACGGCAGTCGTCAACGGCATCAAGGCTTTGCGCGCGGCAGGCTCCTCGGCGCAGGTCGTGACGCTGTCGAACAATGCTTCCGCCGGGTTCATCAAGGAACTCGGCGACGCGAGCGGCGGCGTGATCGTGACCCAGGTGTTCCCCAACGAACGCTCGATCGGCCAGCCCATGGTCAAGGAAGCCCTGGCGCTGGCACGCGCCAGCGGAAAGAACGAGGTGTCTCCGGCCGCGCTCGAGGGCTTCGCCTCGGCGAAGGTGCTGGTCGAGGCACTGCGGCGCGCCGGGCCGAAGCCCACGCGGGCCAAGGTGATGGCGGCGCTGGAAAGCATCCGCAACTACGACCTCGGCGGGATGGAGCTGAGCTATTCACCGCAGGACCATTCGGGCCTCGAATACGCCGAGCTGTCGATCATCAGCGAGGGGCGCTTCAAGCGCTGA
- a CDS encoding patatin-like phospholipase family protein → MTTRTAFVFAGGGSLGAVEVGMLRELVRAGVRPDFVVGASAGAINAAYFAGAPHAEGVAALQALWCNIRRRDVMPFSFTSLFRILLRRQEHLVHNGALRSLLQRSLDYQAIEDTRLPLHVVASERVTGDEVVLSRGPVVEAVLASAAIPGVFPPIAIEGRELVDGGVCSNTPIAAAVRLGATDVVVLPAGFACAVRTPPRGWIGHTLHALSLVVARQLVQDIEHFASQVRISVVPALCPLEISSYDYDHCAALIERAAGTTRSWLDGGGLGAAPNPGPLVFHTH, encoded by the coding sequence ATGACGACTCGAACCGCTTTCGTATTCGCCGGCGGCGGCAGCCTGGGCGCCGTGGAGGTCGGGATGCTGCGCGAACTGGTTCGCGCCGGCGTTCGGCCGGACTTCGTCGTCGGTGCCTCGGCCGGGGCGATCAACGCGGCCTACTTCGCAGGCGCGCCGCATGCGGAGGGTGTTGCGGCCCTGCAGGCGCTGTGGTGCAACATCCGGCGCCGCGACGTGATGCCATTCAGCTTCACGTCGTTGTTCCGCATCCTGTTGCGCCGCCAGGAGCACCTGGTGCACAACGGCGCGTTGCGCAGCCTGCTTCAGCGCTCGCTCGACTACCAGGCGATCGAGGACACCCGTCTTCCATTGCATGTCGTGGCCAGCGAACGCGTGACCGGCGATGAAGTCGTGCTGTCCCGCGGGCCGGTGGTCGAAGCCGTCCTCGCGAGCGCCGCCATCCCGGGCGTGTTCCCGCCGATCGCGATCGAAGGTCGCGAACTGGTGGACGGCGGCGTGTGCAGCAACACGCCCATCGCGGCGGCGGTGCGGCTGGGCGCGACGGATGTCGTCGTGCTGCCTGCCGGCTTTGCCTGCGCGGTCCGGACGCCGCCTCGCGGCTGGATCGGCCACACGCTCCACGCCCTCAGCCTCGTGGTGGCGCGCCAGCTGGTGCAGGACATCGAGCACTTCGCGTCGCAGGTCCGCATCAGCGTCGTGCCCGCGCTCTGCCCGCTCGAAATCTCGTCCTATGACTATGACCACTGTGCCGCGTTGATCGAACGCGCCGCCGGCACCACGCGATCCTGGCTGGACGGCGGCGGGCTGGGGGCGGCGCCGAATCCGGGTCCCCTTGTCTTCCATACGCACTGA
- a CDS encoding Bug family tripartite tricarboxylate transporter substrate binding protein, with translation MKRRTMLAVLGATSAGWLTLPARAARPYPSAPIRMVVPYSAGGGIDAVARMLAQGMSEELHQPVVVDNRGGAGGMLGAEAVAKAQPDGYTVLLAGNPELTITPQLQAKANYSAVTDFAPVVLVSQSPNILVASSSLGAKTLREALEAARKRPGGITVGTPGNGSPQHIAVEVLRMQTGLDIMHVPYKGAGPATVAVLGGEVSFALVGAPPVLPHISSGKLAAYAVTQQKRSPLVPDVPTVGESLGTMQNDDFVTWYGLLVPAHAPAEVVEALSKAAFSVLKRSDSRSRLAALGTDLVAMPAAAFAERMRQETRLYGEVIKRFGIKAT, from the coding sequence ATGAAACGCAGAACAATGCTCGCCGTTCTGGGCGCAACTTCGGCGGGCTGGCTCACGCTGCCCGCGCGCGCGGCGCGCCCCTATCCCAGCGCGCCCATTCGAATGGTCGTGCCCTATTCAGCCGGCGGCGGCATCGATGCGGTGGCCCGCATGCTGGCTCAGGGCATGAGCGAAGAGTTGCACCAGCCCGTGGTGGTGGATAACCGTGGCGGAGCCGGCGGCATGCTCGGGGCGGAGGCGGTTGCGAAGGCCCAGCCCGACGGCTACACGGTGCTGCTGGCCGGCAACCCGGAGCTCACCATCACGCCGCAGTTGCAGGCCAAGGCGAACTATTCCGCGGTGACCGACTTTGCGCCGGTCGTGCTCGTTTCCCAGTCGCCCAATATCCTGGTGGCCAGTTCGTCGCTGGGCGCAAAGACCTTGCGCGAGGCACTGGAGGCAGCCCGCAAGCGACCCGGCGGCATCACCGTGGGCACGCCCGGCAACGGGTCGCCGCAGCACATTGCCGTCGAGGTCCTGCGCATGCAGACCGGCCTGGACATCATGCATGTGCCGTACAAGGGTGCCGGCCCTGCAACCGTCGCCGTCCTCGGCGGGGAAGTGAGCTTCGCGCTGGTGGGCGCTCCGCCAGTGCTGCCGCACATCAGCAGCGGGAAGCTGGCGGCCTATGCGGTCACACAACAGAAGCGCTCGCCGCTGGTGCCAGACGTGCCGACCGTGGGTGAGTCGCTCGGCACCATGCAGAACGACGACTTCGTCACCTGGTACGGCCTGCTCGTTCCCGCCCATGCGCCGGCCGAGGTCGTCGAAGCCCTCTCCAAGGCGGCGTTTTCCGTGCTCAAGCGCAGCGACTCGCGTTCACGGCTGGCCGCGCTCGGCACCGACCTGGTCGCGATGCCCGCAGCAGCCTTCGCCGAGCGAATGCGCCAGGAGACCCGGCTCTACGGCGAAGTCATCAAGCGATTCGGCATCAAGGCGACCTGA
- a CDS encoding carboxymuconolactone decarboxylase family protein, producing the protein MSNPPTKYRDLTQTVSAGLASLRTGTPEVMKSFSELGRHATSEGALDRKTKELIALALGVAARCDPCIGFHMQTLVKLGVTRQEVEETLGVATYMGGGPSLMYAASAVAAFQEFSQAAGR; encoded by the coding sequence GTGTCGAACCCACCCACCAAGTACCGCGACCTGACGCAGACGGTCTCCGCCGGCCTTGCCAGCCTGCGCACCGGCACCCCCGAGGTCATGAAGAGCTTCAGCGAGCTCGGCCGGCATGCGACGTCGGAGGGCGCACTCGACCGCAAGACCAAGGAGCTGATCGCGCTGGCGCTCGGCGTGGCCGCACGATGCGATCCCTGCATCGGCTTCCACATGCAGACCCTCGTCAAGCTCGGCGTCACGCGGCAGGAGGTCGAAGAGACGCTCGGCGTGGCCACCTACATGGGGGGCGGCCCGTCGCTGATGTATGCAGCGAGCGCGGTCGCGGCGTTCCAGGAGTTCTCGCAGGCGGCGGGTCGCTAG
- a CDS encoding Bug family tripartite tricarboxylate transporter substrate binding protein yields the protein MKTKTTGGGPTRRDMLATIVASMTAGAPFAARAQQGTYPNRPIRIIVPWAAGGGGDVLVRAITPSLAQRLGQAVIVDNRPGAIGTIGSQIAAHSLPDGYTLVYGTADSHSIAPHILKTRPYDSKKDFVAIAPIGFTPLTLIVHASSPAKTFEQFLRIARNAKQPPTFGSWGQGSSGHITMEALKQATHVNLLHIPYNGTAPLITAQLAGQVDCAIVPVLVAEQYVQAGTVRMLAVTARERLPSQPNVPIMKELGVDIDMGPWLGFLGPAGLPPDIVQKLSTAITASIAEPQVADAMKKMSMVMDTMSSPAAYQRFCDSEYDRWGKYIRAGKVTLDP from the coding sequence ATGAAAACCAAGACCACGGGCGGCGGTCCGACCCGCCGTGACATGCTCGCGACGATCGTCGCCTCAATGACAGCGGGAGCGCCGTTTGCGGCCCGCGCCCAGCAAGGCACCTACCCCAACCGCCCCATCCGCATCATCGTGCCCTGGGCTGCCGGGGGCGGCGGCGATGTGCTCGTGCGCGCGATCACCCCGTCTCTTGCGCAGAGGCTCGGCCAGGCCGTGATCGTCGACAACCGCCCCGGTGCGATCGGAACCATCGGCAGCCAGATCGCAGCCCACAGCCTTCCCGACGGCTACACCCTTGTCTACGGCACGGCGGACTCGCACTCGATTGCGCCACACATCCTGAAGACCAGGCCCTACGATTCGAAGAAGGACTTCGTGGCCATCGCACCCATCGGGTTCACGCCGCTCACCTTGATCGTCCACGCGTCGAGTCCGGCAAAGACCTTTGAGCAGTTCCTGCGGATCGCGAGGAATGCGAAACAGCCGCCGACCTTCGGCTCCTGGGGGCAAGGCAGTTCGGGGCACATCACGATGGAAGCCTTGAAGCAGGCGACGCACGTCAATCTGCTGCACATCCCGTACAACGGAACCGCGCCGCTCATCACGGCGCAACTGGCCGGGCAGGTGGACTGCGCCATCGTGCCCGTGCTGGTCGCGGAGCAGTACGTGCAGGCCGGCACGGTGCGCATGCTGGCGGTCACGGCGCGCGAAAGGCTGCCGAGCCAACCGAACGTGCCGATCATGAAGGAGCTCGGCGTCGACATCGACATGGGCCCATGGCTCGGTTTCCTCGGGCCCGCGGGATTGCCGCCGGACATCGTGCAGAAGCTCAGCACTGCGATCACCGCATCGATCGCCGAACCTCAGGTCGCCGACGCCATGAAGAAGATGAGCATGGTGATGGACACGATGTCGTCCCCCGCCGCCTACCAGCGCTTCTGCGACAGCGAGTACGACCGCTGGGGGAAGTACATCCGCGCTGGCAAGGTCACCCTGGACCCGTAA